The Mus pahari chromosome 2, PAHARI_EIJ_v1.1, whole genome shotgun sequence genomic interval NNNNNNNNNNNNNNNNNNNNNNNNNNNNNNNNNNNNNNNNNNNNNNNNNNNNNNNNNNNNNNNNNNNNcctctcttcccaatgatggccaactaggccatcttctgctacatatgcagctagagacatgagctctgggggtactggttagttcataatgttgttctacctatatggttgcagaccccttcagctccttgggttctttctctagctcctccattgggggccctgtgttccatccaatagatgactgtgagcatccacttctatatttgccatgtactggcatagcctgacaagagacagctatatcagggtcctttcagcaaaatcttgctagcatatgcaatagtgtctgcatttggtggcttattatgggatggatccctgggtggggtagtctctggatggtccatccttttgacttagcTCCAAAAGCATTAACATAACACAAGTGTATTATCTAAATCCCTGCCTTGAACTTTCACACTAGGTTTAAACTCTCTTTCACAGGGAAATGGGGGGAAATCAGACTTTGATCACACAGTTCATCCTCTTGGGATTTCCGCTCAGCCCAAGGATGCAGATGTTCCTTTTTGCCCTCTTCTCCCTGTTCTATGCCTTCACCCTGCTGGGGAATGGGACCATCCTGGGACTTATCTGCCTGGACTCCAGACTCcacactcccatgtacttctttctGTCCCACCTGGCCATCGTTGATATTGCCTATGCCTGCAACACAGTGCCCCAGATGCTGGTAAACCTCATGGATCCAGCCAAGCCGATCTCTTTTGCTGGCTGCATGACACAGACCTTTCTCTTTTTGACGTTTGCACACACAGAATGTCTCCTACTGGTGGTGATGTCCTATGATCGGTATGTAGCCATCTGCCACCCACTCCGATACACTGCTATCATGAGCTGGAGAGTTTGTGTTATCCTGGTGCTGACTTCCTGGATTTTTGGAGTACTCTTGGCCCTGGTCCATCTAATATTGCTGTTACCATTACCCTTCTGCGGCTCGCAAAAAGTGAATCACTTTTTCTGTGAAATTATAGCTGTTCTCAAACTTGCTTGTTCAGACACCCGCATCAATGAGTTCATGGTTTTAGCTGGGGCTGTGTCTGTGCTTGTTGGACCATTTTCTTCAATTGTAGTCTCTTATGCTCATATTCTGTGTGCCATCCTGAAGATTAAGTCACAGCAGGGACGCCAGAAAGCCTTCTCCACTTGTTCCTCCCATCTCTGTGTTGTTGGACTCTTTTATGGTACAGCCATTGTCATGTACATTGGGCCTCAACACGGGAAGTCCAATGAGCAGAAGAAATATCTCTTGCTATTCCATAGCCTTTTCAATCCTATGCTCAACCCCCTGATCTATAGTCTGAGGAACAAAGAGGTCAAAAGCGCTCTGAAGAGGACACTCTTCAAGGAGGACACCTCTTGAGGATGTTAAAGAATCATGACCTTACAAAGATCTTAGAATTAGTTTCATTCAATATTGACCAGGACCTGTAAACTTGTTcatcctttccattttcttccaaagGCCTTCTCACACCTTCCAAGAACCTTCCCGTgtattatcttttttattctgcAGATTGGTGGAGCACAAGCAACCCAAACATACATGGATATGACTGACAGTGCACGGGCTTTAAATATGTCTAAAAGCAATCATCAGGGTTACCCAAGCTACCAACCCTGTGAGCTAAAACAGCAAACAGCTTGAAAGATATACACAcaggtgcaatagtggcacaaaatGCTGCATCAGTCCCCAGCAAGAAATGCTGCCTACAGTCTGCCTAGAGATGAAAAAAGGAAACTAGAATGTGATAGGAGTGACGTGGGAGACAACGATGCAAATCCAGTACTGTGCAGTGGCTGATTTAACTATAGCCAAACAATAGAgggatagatttttttctttttaattttgttgaagatgcacAAAGCATCAGTTCATCTCAGTGAAAAATCCAAGGACAATAACTCTTGGAAGCCTTTCTCAAGATGAGGAATAAGACATTTCATCACACCCTCTTCCAAGGAGTGGGCCTTGCCTTCTCAGTGTAATCTAGTGTGACCTTGAATTCAGTCTATATTAATGTTGTGTTTTCTTGGACTTTATACGAATGGATTGTAGTCCCTTAAAGTGTTCATCGTTTGAGTTTACTTTCTTTCAACCCTTGTTCTATTTGTCAGTTTCCCAGGGCAAGTGAGGGTTTCACTTGTTCATCTCCGTTGCATTGTATAAACACATCACAACATATTGATTCTGTTTGGGGGAGATATTGGATCTGCCTATATTGTAAGCTATGATAAATCAGTGTTTTGTAAATGTTGTTATAAACATCTTTCAGAAGGCAtttgtgtgtcacacacacacacacacacacacacacacacacagagagagagagagagagagagagagagagagagagagagagagagagccaaggaAGCACTGGGTAATGGGTACCCCAGACTTGGATCTTCTGTGCTATGAGTGCCCAATTGTCTGCCTATGATAGAATTACTATCATTTACTCATGGCCTGAAATTGCATCACATTGAGTGGGATTTGGTAATGTAATAATGAGCTGAATGCTGCTACTACCCCATTTGCTGCCTCATT includes:
- the LOC110316705 gene encoding olfactory receptor 13-like; the encoded protein is MGGNQTLITQFILLGFPLSPRMQMFLFALFSLFYAFTLLGNGTILGLICLDSRLHTPMYFFLSHLAIVDIAYACNTVPQMLVNLMDPAKPISFAGCMTQTFLFLTFAHTECLLLVVMSYDRYVAICHPLRYTAIMSWRVCVILVLTSWIFGVLLALVHLILLLPLPFCGSQKVNHFFCEIIAVLKLACSDTRINEFMVLAGAVSVLVGPFSSIVVSYAHILCAILKIKSQQGRQKAFSTCSSHLCVVGLFYGTAIVMYIGPQHGKSNEQKKYLLLFHSLFNPMLNPLIYSLRNKEVKSALKRTLFKEDTS